One genomic segment of Pedobacter endophyticus includes these proteins:
- a CDS encoding gliding motility-associated C-terminal domain-containing protein, with amino-acid sequence MINRLSLRTAIAAFAISANLCAQPCPENVGFENGNFQNWKLYTGITTAVNHINSIETHRVSRPANSRHAMISDKRLIDPYGKFKVIPPTAGNFVVKLGNDGTGNQADGISYLITVPENRPEFTLTYQYAVVLEEPNHLPSEQPRFVARVKDVEKNEYIGCVSFEYISTSSLPGFQKCKPKESIIYKDWTPVTMNLSGYQGKKLELEFISADCTLGGHFGYAYVDVGNLCGDMVIGNNLCESADHLSVSGPRGFQTYNWYNENRSIQYGSGQSIDIKPAPADGSKIVLDLIPYDGFGCPSTISSVVRRINYQLQVLEKKTVCKNSAIDFASDEFILNKSDDFSYLVFEDKDLTRQVKGKAIVTKNSTYHIVATNYEGCESFATIDVSVDDISKMTAHNPPAVCYGETVDITAEALYKGSLEGIERSYFTDANAKKKLRDPVHISVAGIYYVKLTNAFGCSNMVPIEVSVVPKPVLKITNPAAACYPGTVDITAANIFTGSDDDLRLSFFEDQFLTIAVTNPQEIAKAGSYYVSAINTNGCVVSHEIEVVINDLPVLVVKNPEKVCYPETVNLTASQLFSGSAADLEYSFFNDELLTDKVVRPEAVSKSGTYFVKATNASGCFVSGQVEVTIYGLPKIVVNVPKPILSNAFADLTAAEILAGSENYSTVAYFEDRNLKRPLQNPKSVGKAGQYYISITNNNGCSASAAVQISVLPEPKIVVPTAFTPQKQNNNRLYPFLVSMKKLNSFKIFNKWGILVYHTTDMHAEGWDGQFKSKMQPLETFSWFAEGIDVFGQKYQTSGKTILIL; translated from the coding sequence TTGATTAATAGATTATCCCTACGAACTGCAATTGCCGCGTTCGCTATTTCCGCGAACTTGTGTGCTCAACCCTGTCCTGAAAATGTGGGTTTCGAAAATGGTAATTTCCAAAACTGGAAACTTTACACAGGCATAACAACTGCTGTAAATCATATTAACTCGATAGAAACCCATCGGGTAAGCCGCCCTGCTAATTCCCGACATGCCATGATAAGTGATAAACGCTTGATAGACCCTTATGGAAAATTTAAGGTAATTCCGCCTACAGCTGGTAATTTTGTGGTGAAACTGGGTAATGATGGTACAGGTAATCAGGCCGATGGCATCTCTTATCTAATTACAGTACCCGAAAACCGGCCCGAATTTACGCTTACTTACCAATATGCGGTTGTATTAGAGGAACCGAATCATTTACCTAGCGAGCAGCCCCGATTTGTAGCACGTGTAAAAGATGTGGAGAAGAACGAGTATATCGGTTGTGTATCATTTGAGTACATCTCCACATCCAGTTTGCCTGGTTTTCAAAAATGCAAGCCGAAAGAAAGTATCATTTATAAAGACTGGACACCGGTAACCATGAACCTTTCTGGCTATCAGGGTAAAAAACTTGAGCTAGAGTTTATAAGTGCCGATTGTACGCTTGGTGGCCATTTCGGGTATGCGTATGTCGATGTTGGCAACCTCTGCGGCGATATGGTTATTGGCAATAACCTGTGCGAAAGTGCAGATCATTTATCCGTATCAGGTCCACGCGGTTTCCAAACCTACAATTGGTATAACGAAAATCGCTCCATTCAATATGGCTCCGGTCAGTCTATTGATATTAAGCCGGCGCCTGCAGATGGATCGAAAATAGTGCTCGACTTGATTCCATACGATGGCTTCGGTTGCCCCAGCACAATTAGCAGTGTAGTGCGGCGGATAAATTATCAGCTTCAGGTACTGGAGAAAAAAACGGTATGTAAGAATAGCGCTATTGATTTTGCCAGCGATGAATTTATTTTGAACAAATCAGATGACTTTAGTTATCTGGTATTTGAAGATAAAGACCTAACCCGCCAGGTAAAGGGAAAAGCAATTGTGACCAAAAATTCGACTTATCACATTGTGGCTACAAATTACGAGGGTTGCGAAAGCTTTGCAACTATCGATGTATCTGTTGATGACATTTCAAAAATGACCGCCCACAATCCTCCAGCAGTTTGTTATGGCGAAACGGTCGACATTACTGCCGAAGCGCTTTATAAGGGCAGTTTAGAGGGAATAGAAAGATCGTATTTTACGGATGCCAATGCGAAGAAAAAGCTTCGAGACCCGGTACATATTTCCGTCGCGGGCATTTATTATGTCAAGCTTACCAACGCATTCGGATGCAGTAACATGGTTCCCATTGAGGTTAGCGTAGTGCCCAAGCCAGTTCTAAAAATTACCAATCCAGCTGCGGCCTGCTACCCGGGTACCGTTGATATTACAGCCGCCAACATTTTTACAGGTAGCGACGACGATCTTCGGTTAAGCTTTTTCGAGGATCAGTTTCTTACAATCGCTGTTACTAACCCACAGGAAATTGCAAAAGCTGGTTCTTATTATGTAAGCGCCATAAACACAAATGGATGTGTGGTAAGCCACGAAATTGAGGTTGTAATAAACGACTTGCCGGTTCTCGTTGTTAAAAACCCGGAAAAGGTGTGCTACCCGGAAACAGTGAATCTTACAGCTTCGCAGTTGTTTTCCGGTTCGGCCGCTGATTTAGAATATTCGTTTTTTAATGATGAATTACTTACCGACAAGGTTGTCCGGCCAGAAGCAGTAAGCAAATCGGGAACTTATTTTGTAAAGGCAACCAACGCTTCAGGCTGTTTCGTTTCGGGCCAGGTTGAGGTAACTATTTATGGCCTGCCCAAAATTGTAGTCAATGTGCCGAAGCCAATCTTGTCTAACGCATTTGCAGACTTAACAGCGGCAGAGATTTTAGCGGGTAGCGAGAATTACTCGACAGTGGCCTATTTTGAAGATCGGAATTTAAAGCGGCCGCTCCAAAATCCAAAATCAGTTGGCAAGGCTGGCCAATATTATATTTCGATAACCAACAACAACGGTTGTTCTGCATCGGCAGCCGTACAGATTAGCGTTTTGCCCGAACCAAAAATTGTTGTACCTACCGCGTTTACCCCACAAAAACAAAACAACAACAGACTGTACCCCTTTTTGGTGAGTATGAAGAAGCTAAACAGCTTTAAAATATTTAATAAATGGGGAATTTTGGTTTACCACACCACCGATATGCACGCCGAAGGTTGGGATGGACAGTTTAAAAGTAAAATGCAGCCTTTAGAAACCTTTTCGTGGTTTGCCGAGGGCATTGATGTATTCGGACAGAAATATCAAACTTCAGGAAAAACTATATTAATATTATAA
- a CDS encoding TCR/Tet family MFS transporter, which yields MAAQKKSAMSFIMVTLLIDFTGFGIIIPVLPKLIQDFTGGGYGLAAEYGGWLTLSYAAVQFVFSPIIGALSDRFGRRPVLLSSLFGLGVDYIFLAFAPSIAWLFVGRIIAGVTGASFTTAQAYIADISAPEKRAQNFGLVGAAFGVGFILGPVIGGAFSHFGTRVPFMIAAGLSLVNWLYGYFILPESLPVEKRRAFDWKRANPIGSLVSIGKYPALLGLMGTLFLLYFASHSVQSNWTFYTMEKFDWDAAWVGYSLGFVGLVIGIVQGGLIRIILPKIGEKRAVYIGLTLYIIGFAAFAFASAGWMMFVFMLPYGLAGIAGPAMQGLISNQVEGNAQGEMQGVLTGLQSLAAIIAPWVMTHIFAYFIEGHASVYFPGAPFILSAVLTFVGLLIAIKSLRKYH from the coding sequence ATGGCAGCACAGAAAAAATCGGCAATGAGCTTTATTATGGTTACCCTGCTCATTGATTTTACAGGATTTGGAATCATTATCCCCGTGTTGCCAAAACTGATTCAGGATTTTACCGGCGGTGGCTACGGTTTGGCCGCAGAATATGGTGGTTGGCTCACGCTTTCATATGCGGCTGTACAATTTGTTTTCTCGCCAATTATTGGCGCATTGAGTGATCGCTTTGGGCGAAGACCTGTTTTGTTAAGCTCGCTATTCGGGTTGGGAGTCGATTATATATTTCTGGCATTTGCTCCATCAATCGCCTGGTTATTTGTGGGGCGCATTATAGCAGGCGTAACAGGTGCAAGTTTCACCACCGCACAAGCCTATATTGCCGATATTTCGGCCCCTGAAAAAAGAGCGCAAAACTTTGGCCTTGTAGGCGCTGCATTTGGTGTGGGTTTTATATTGGGGCCTGTAATTGGTGGTGCATTTAGTCATTTCGGCACCCGTGTTCCTTTTATGATTGCCGCTGGTTTATCATTAGTAAACTGGCTTTACGGTTACTTTATTTTGCCCGAATCGCTCCCAGTCGAAAAGCGCAGAGCCTTCGATTGGAAAAGGGCAAACCCCATTGGCTCCCTCGTTAGCATCGGTAAATATCCCGCCTTGCTCGGCCTGATGGGAACATTGTTTTTACTGTACTTCGCCAGTCATTCCGTTCAATCGAACTGGACTTTCTATACCATGGAAAAGTTCGACTGGGATGCTGCTTGGGTAGGTTATTCGTTGGGTTTTGTAGGCTTGGTAATCGGTATTGTACAGGGCGGGCTTATCCGAATCATACTCCCGAAAATTGGCGAAAAACGAGCTGTTTATATTGGACTAACTTTATACATCATCGGCTTCGCGGCCTTCGCATTTGCAAGCGCAGGCTGGATGATGTTTGTATTTATGCTCCCTTACGGCTTAGCAGGCATTGCAGGTCCCGCTATGCAGGGATTAATCTCCAACCAGGTTGAAGGTAATGCGCAAGGAGAAATGCAGGGCGTATTAACAGGTTTGCAAAGTTTGGCAGCCATTATTGCGCCTTGGGTAATGACACACATTTTTGCCTATTTTATTGAAGGCCATGCATCGGTTTACTTCCCGGGTGCCCCGTTTATTTTAAGTGCAGTTTTAACGTTCGTGGGGCTTCTAATTGCAATAAAGTCGTTGAGAAAGTATCATTAG
- a CDS encoding PhoH family protein, whose product MTKKGKIASGSKKIFVLDTSVILYDHDAINNFHEHDVAIPIQVLEELDNFKSGNDTRNFEARSFIRLIDQLSRQQLISNWVKLKSENLGMFKVILNEAQLKINAEEVFGKGKTDHKILNAALGLKEENPGKKVVLVSKDICLRLKAKALNLFAEDYETGKIKNVDELYAGKTELTNFPEAIIEEVKKQRFLDATDSGILPRTGNHFYVLKHKRKVANVFYNQSLNTISAVSTDQVFKIKPKNIEQAFAIHALLDPEIKLVSIQGNAGTGKTLLALASALEQRKKFRQIFVTRPIVSLSNKDIGFLPGDAKSKTDPFMAPIWDNLRFIKDQFVGDAKMLEKIDELIATEKIAIAPLAFIRGRTLAKIFFIIDEAQNLTPHEVKTIISRAGEHTKIVFTGDIYQIDTPYLDAESNGLSYLIENAKNHPLYAHITLQKGERSELANLANELL is encoded by the coding sequence ATGACCAAAAAAGGTAAGATTGCTTCCGGCTCAAAAAAGATATTCGTATTAGACACATCTGTTATACTTTACGACCATGATGCGATAAACAATTTTCACGAACACGATGTTGCCATTCCGATTCAGGTGTTAGAGGAGTTGGATAATTTTAAAAGTGGCAATGATACGCGTAATTTTGAGGCAAGAAGTTTTATCCGGCTGATTGATCAACTTTCGCGGCAACAGCTGATTAGTAATTGGGTAAAGCTTAAATCGGAAAATCTGGGCATGTTTAAAGTGATTCTAAATGAAGCTCAGCTTAAAATTAATGCAGAAGAGGTTTTTGGAAAGGGCAAAACGGATCATAAGATATTAAATGCGGCCTTAGGTTTAAAAGAAGAAAACCCCGGCAAAAAGGTAGTTTTGGTATCGAAAGACATTTGTTTACGATTGAAGGCCAAGGCGTTAAACTTGTTTGCGGAGGATTATGAAACGGGCAAAATCAAAAACGTTGATGAGCTTTACGCAGGCAAAACAGAACTGACCAACTTTCCGGAGGCGATTATTGAGGAAGTGAAAAAACAGCGGTTTTTAGATGCTACTGACAGTGGTATTCTACCACGTACGGGCAATCACTTTTATGTGCTTAAGCATAAGCGCAAAGTGGCCAACGTATTTTATAATCAAAGCTTAAACACCATTTCTGCGGTTTCTACAGATCAGGTTTTTAAAATTAAGCCCAAAAATATCGAACAAGCCTTTGCTATCCATGCCCTGCTAGATCCTGAAATTAAGCTTGTGAGCATTCAGGGAAACGCGGGCACCGGGAAAACGCTCCTGGCATTGGCCAGCGCACTGGAACAGCGCAAAAAGTTTAGACAGATTTTCGTAACGAGACCTATTGTTTCATTAAGCAACAAAGATATTGGCTTTTTGCCGGGTGATGCCAAATCGAAAACGGATCCGTTTATGGCGCCTATTTGGGATAACCTCAGGTTTATTAAAGATCAGTTTGTGGGTGATGCGAAGATGCTGGAAAAGATAGACGAATTGATTGCAACGGAGAAGATCGCGATAGCACCGCTGGCCTTTATCAGAGGGCGAACATTGGCCAAAATCTTCTTTATTATTGATGAAGCACAGAACCTGACGCCTCACGAGGTTAAAACGATTATTTCGAGGGCTGGCGAACATACAAAAATTGTTTTCACTGGTGATATTTATCAGATAGACACACCTTATTTAGATGCTGAAAGTAACGGTTTATCGTACCTGATCGAGAATGCAAAAAATCATCCGCTATATGCACATATTACCTTACAAAAGGGCGAACGAAGCGAATTGGCCAATTTAGCGAACGAGCTGTTGTAG
- a CDS encoding PorP/SprF family type IX secretion system membrane protein, translating to MYKKLVTSFLCFAALCCSAQDPKFSQYFASPLTLNPAYTGFFDGEYRIAVNTRQQWGNVGDAYNTYSISGDVKLVADENFTNHVFSIGLSGLFDESFNKALKTQYISASFSYYQYLDVAHKFKFGLAPQVSYASRYLDHNALTFASQYTSNGSFDSALPNHLDLNSHKASYFDVNIGANFSGTFDRWSIALGFAHYHLARPKQSLLTNSFEVVAPRSTIHIGALHQINRFTDLNFTGIYNAQKKNNDILFGAVLGLMPNEETKFKLNLGMWYQVNQSSFYPYLGINIGDFSAGINYTLYGNKVIDSTPRTYELSLIYRHNNFKGFKVPCPRF from the coding sequence ATGTACAAAAAGCTAGTAACTTCATTCCTGTGCTTTGCAGCATTATGTTGTTCGGCGCAAGATCCAAAATTTTCGCAGTATTTTGCCTCACCGCTAACATTAAACCCTGCTTATACGGGTTTCTTCGATGGTGAGTATAGAATTGCCGTAAACACCCGGCAACAGTGGGGTAATGTGGGCGATGCCTACAACACCTACAGCATTTCGGGCGATGTTAAGCTGGTGGCCGACGAAAATTTTACCAATCATGTATTCAGTATAGGCCTGAGTGGCCTTTTTGATGAATCTTTTAACAAAGCCTTAAAAACGCAATATATCAGTGCAAGTTTCTCGTACTACCAATATCTGGATGTAGCGCATAAATTCAAATTCGGTTTGGCCCCGCAGGTGTCTTATGCCTCGCGTTATTTGGATCATAACGCCTTAACCTTTGCTTCGCAATATACCAGCAATGGCTCTTTTGATTCTGCTCTGCCCAATCACCTCGATTTGAACAGTCATAAAGCATCCTATTTTGATGTAAATATTGGCGCCAACTTTTCGGGCACATTCGATCGCTGGAGCATTGCCCTCGGCTTTGCCCATTATCATCTTGCCAGGCCAAAACAAAGCCTGTTAACCAACAGTTTTGAGGTGGTGGCGCCAAGGAGCACGATACACATTGGTGCACTTCATCAGATTAATAGATTTACCGATCTGAATTTCACCGGTATTTATAATGCGCAGAAAAAGAATAACGATATCCTGTTTGGGGCCGTTTTAGGCTTAATGCCCAACGAGGAGACTAAATTTAAGCTTAACCTGGGGATGTGGTATCAAGTAAATCAATCTTCATTTTACCCATATCTGGGCATTAACATCGGCGACTTTAGTGCTGGCATAAATTACACCTTGTATGGCAACAAGGTAATTGATTCGACACCCCGTACGTATGAATTATCGTTAATATACAGACACAATAACTTCAAGGGATTTAAGGTTCCTTGTCCCAGATTTTAA
- a CDS encoding organic hydroperoxide resistance protein has product MEKLYTAEVTATGGRDGHVKSSDGVLDLQLRKPKELGGQGGATNPEELFAAAWGACYLGALGTIAGKAGVDVSDANVKVLVSFNKDGNSYGLSADLDVHIPGITAEETQSLADKAHAVCPYSKATKGNIEVRVTAV; this is encoded by the coding sequence ATGGAAAAGTTATATACCGCCGAGGTTACAGCAACCGGAGGCAGAGACGGACATGTTAAATCGAGTGATGGAGTATTAGATCTTCAACTTAGAAAACCAAAGGAACTTGGCGGACAAGGTGGTGCCACTAACCCCGAAGAATTGTTTGCGGCAGCCTGGGGCGCCTGTTATTTAGGTGCACTCGGAACAATTGCTGGCAAGGCGGGAGTTGATGTAAGCGACGCAAATGTTAAAGTTTTGGTATCGTTTAATAAAGATGGCAACAGTTACGGACTCTCGGCCGATTTGGATGTGCATATCCCAGGGATAACCGCCGAGGAAACACAATCGTTGGCCGATAAAGCACATGCCGTTTGCCCGTACTCTAAAGCCACTAAAGGAAATATCGAAGTACGCGTAACAGCGGTTTAG
- a CDS encoding FUSC family protein, whose amino-acid sequence MQIRRPIRNIQDFLLSTYFADGLRITIGVLLPSLIFAQFGLLKYGMTLSLGALCVSVVDSPGPMVHRRNAMLVTTALIFIFSILTGLTNKNHYFIGFLLAVSSFVFSMFYIYGIRAASVGTAVLLIIVLSIDDIRPWQDVMMHALLVLAGSVWYTGLSYFVYRLRPFRLVQQSLSDSILEVASFLREKAKFYHENTDYEKTFADLLPLQVSVHEKQDAVRELLFRTREIVRDSSPEGRFLMLVFVDMVDLFEQVMSTYYNYQQLHEQFDKAGILKDYEMAIKRISYALDDVAFALKSGGKPVLSKRLLIEIERLKTKINKLESDNVNQQYSTIGIIALKNIEVNIENILARVKTIYSYFTIRSSKDIQSADVDTERFINRQRLDIKLFTENLTYSSSTFRHSLRVTVVMLLGYVVAEALNFSHSYWILLTILVISKPGFSLTKQRNYQRLIGTTVGAFVGMGVLTYIHDKNTLFAILLLCMIGSYSFQRKNYVVSVLFMTPYILILFDFLGMGSIALARERIYDTFIGSGIALLASYSLFPTWEYEKLKEAMLNVLSANKAYYGQVVGLYFDKNYNRTEYKLARKEVYVSTANLASLFQRMFSEPKSKQLFIKEVHQFTTLNHLLSSYIATLSLYNKEHRFTFESFDPLKPMSKNTNYLFDMAIENLEKDKNAVDNVPLIRVADTGFKINKDQDLVPQQFDLIQKAAYDIYKLSAKIKF is encoded by the coding sequence ATGCAAATCAGGCGACCGATCAGAAATATTCAAGACTTTTTATTGAGTACCTATTTTGCGGATGGTCTTCGTATCACAATTGGGGTGCTCCTGCCCTCTTTAATTTTCGCCCAATTCGGGTTGCTAAAGTATGGCATGACCTTATCTTTAGGCGCCCTTTGCGTAAGCGTGGTAGATAGCCCCGGGCCGATGGTACACCGCCGGAATGCGATGCTGGTAACAACGGCGTTGATTTTCATCTTCTCTATTTTAACAGGACTAACCAACAAAAACCATTATTTTATTGGCTTTCTTTTGGCGGTTTCGAGCTTTGTTTTTTCGATGTTCTATATCTATGGCATCAGAGCAGCATCAGTCGGCACCGCCGTATTGTTGATTATTGTACTGAGCATAGACGATATTCGCCCCTGGCAAGATGTAATGATGCATGCGCTTTTGGTTTTGGCAGGAAGCGTCTGGTACACGGGTTTAAGTTACTTTGTGTATCGGCTAAGGCCGTTTCGGCTTGTTCAGCAATCGTTGAGTGATTCGATTTTGGAAGTGGCGAGTTTTCTAAGAGAAAAAGCTAAATTTTACCATGAAAACACTGATTATGAAAAAACGTTTGCCGATTTGTTGCCCTTGCAGGTTTCAGTACACGAAAAACAAGATGCCGTACGGGAATTGCTGTTCAGAACAAGGGAAATAGTTCGGGATTCGAGCCCCGAAGGCAGGTTTTTAATGCTGGTTTTTGTAGATATGGTCGATTTGTTTGAACAGGTAATGTCGACTTATTACAATTACCAGCAGCTGCACGAGCAGTTCGATAAAGCCGGGATTTTGAAAGATTACGAAATGGCCATCAAACGGATTTCTTATGCCCTCGATGATGTGGCCTTTGCCCTGAAAAGCGGCGGCAAGCCTGTGCTTTCCAAAAGGCTCTTAATCGAAATTGAACGGCTAAAAACAAAAATCAATAAGCTAGAGAGTGATAACGTTAATCAGCAATACAGCACAATTGGCATCATTGCACTGAAAAATATTGAGGTAAATATCGAGAACATTCTGGCCAGGGTCAAAACCATATACAGTTACTTTACCATCAGGAGCAGCAAAGATATTCAATCGGCAGATGTTGATACCGAACGGTTCATAAACAGACAACGGCTCGACATAAAACTATTTACCGAAAACTTAACGTACAGCTCTTCTACGTTCAGGCATTCGCTCAGGGTAACCGTGGTGATGCTTTTGGGTTATGTGGTTGCCGAAGCGTTAAATTTTTCGCACAGCTATTGGATCCTGCTTACTATTCTGGTAATCTCCAAGCCCGGGTTCAGCTTAACCAAACAACGCAACTATCAGCGTTTAATCGGTACCACAGTCGGCGCTTTTGTGGGTATGGGCGTGCTTACCTACATCCACGATAAAAATACGCTGTTTGCCATCCTGCTCCTGTGCATGATCGGCAGCTACAGCTTTCAACGGAAAAATTATGTTGTAAGCGTACTTTTTATGACGCCCTACATCCTTATCCTTTTCGATTTTTTGGGCATGGGCTCAATCGCCTTGGCACGAGAGAGGATTTACGATACCTTTATCGGCTCAGGTATTGCACTTTTGGCCAGTTATTCGCTTTTTCCGACCTGGGAATATGAAAAACTGAAAGAAGCCATGCTGAATGTTTTAAGCGCCAACAAAGCTTATTACGGACAGGTTGTTGGCCTGTATTTCGATAAAAATTATAATCGTACCGAATATAAACTTGCCCGCAAAGAAGTGTACGTGAGCACCGCAAACTTAGCGTCGCTGTTTCAGAGAATGTTTTCTGAACCTAAAAGCAAGCAGCTTTTTATAAAAGAGGTTCATCAGTTTACAACGCTGAACCATTTGCTGTCGTCGTACATTGCTACCCTTTCCCTTTATAATAAGGAGCATCGATTCACTTTCGAAAGTTTTGATCCGCTGAAACCGATGTCGAAAAACACCAATTATCTTTTCGATATGGCCATAGAAAACCTGGAAAAAGATAAAAACGCCGTTGATAATGTGCCCCTGATCAGGGTTGCCGATACAGGATTTAAGATAAACAAGGATCAGGATCTGGTTCCGCAACAATTTGATCTGATACAAAAGGCGGCCTACGACATTTATAAGCTTTCGGCGAAAATCAAATTCTGA
- a CDS encoding MATE family efflux transporter produces the protein MSQSLKAQGKLSSFVAVLLQSLKGHEVDLTAISIKRAIILLAIPMMLEMAMESVFALVDLYFVGHLENSSYAIQTVGLTESVLTIIYSLAIGLSMAATAVVARRIGEKNPEAASRAGMQTIVIAVSINVLISILGVIYARDILILMGASAETAAHGTPFVRIMMGGSIIIVLLFLINGIFRGAGNAAIAMRSLWIANLANIILCPIFINGLGPIPAFGLTGAAIATTIGRGLGVSYQIFNLFNGKNILKIHISHFIPDLGQIKAIVKVAAPAIFQFVIASCSWVFLAELVATTGGDEGSAGYQTALRLMMFFLLPAWGLSNAAATLVGQNLGAGHIDRAEKSVYQTMKFTLIFMAVVSVLFLTCGHLFASFFTADVKVIAIASRALKILSFGFIIYGMGMVLTSAFNGAGDTWTPTKINVFAFWLFQIPFAYFLAKYLEMGPTGVFIAIPTAEAGIALAAFILFKKGKWKKTIV, from the coding sequence ATGTCACAGTCTTTAAAGGCACAGGGCAAGCTATCTTCTTTTGTTGCTGTACTTCTACAATCATTAAAGGGACACGAGGTCGATTTAACCGCCATAAGTATAAAAAGAGCCATCATTTTATTAGCCATCCCGATGATGTTGGAAATGGCTATGGAATCTGTGTTTGCGCTTGTCGATCTCTATTTTGTAGGGCATTTAGAAAACAGCAGCTACGCCATACAAACCGTGGGTTTAACAGAATCTGTTTTAACCATTATTTATTCGCTGGCCATTGGTTTAAGCATGGCGGCAACGGCGGTTGTTGCCCGGCGGATTGGCGAGAAAAATCCCGAAGCTGCATCGCGTGCGGGGATGCAAACCATTGTAATTGCGGTTTCTATTAATGTTCTGATCAGTATTCTGGGTGTAATTTACGCCCGCGACATCTTGATTTTGATGGGCGCATCGGCAGAAACCGCTGCACACGGAACGCCGTTTGTCCGCATTATGATGGGCGGAAGTATCATCATTGTGCTGCTGTTTTTAATTAACGGAATTTTTAGGGGTGCCGGAAATGCAGCTATTGCCATGCGGAGTTTATGGATTGCCAATTTGGCAAATATTATTCTTTGTCCCATTTTTATCAATGGCCTCGGCCCTATTCCTGCCTTCGGGTTAACTGGTGCTGCAATTGCAACCACCATCGGCCGCGGCCTGGGCGTTTCTTATCAAATTTTTAATTTATTTAACGGCAAAAACATACTTAAAATTCACATTAGCCATTTCATCCCCGATCTGGGACAGATCAAAGCGATTGTTAAAGTGGCTGCACCAGCTATTTTTCAGTTCGTAATTGCGAGCTGCAGCTGGGTATTCCTTGCCGAGCTTGTAGCTACAACAGGCGGCGATGAAGGATCGGCAGGTTATCAAACGGCACTCCGGTTAATGATGTTCTTTTTATTGCCTGCCTGGGGCTTAAGCAATGCCGCAGCCACTTTGGTTGGCCAGAATCTGGGCGCCGGCCACATCGACCGTGCAGAAAAATCTGTTTACCAAACCATGAAATTTACATTAATCTTTATGGCTGTTGTAAGCGTGCTTTTTTTAACCTGCGGACATTTATTTGCCTCATTTTTTACAGCCGATGTTAAGGTGATAGCAATCGCCAGCCGTGCCCTCAAAATCTTAAGTTTCGGCTTTATCATTTACGGTATGGGAATGGTGTTAACCAGTGCCTTTAATGGTGCCGGAGACACGTGGACACCAACCAAAATCAATGTTTTCGCTTTCTGGCTGTTTCAAATTCCCTTTGCTTATTTCCTGGCAAAATATTTAGAAATGGGCCCAACAGGGGTGTTCATTGCTATACCCACCGCCGAGGCAGGCATCGCTTTGGCGGCCTTCATTTTGTTTAAAAAAGGCAAATGGAAGAAAACGATTGTTTAG